The window AATGGTTTCTTCAAGAAATGAAGGCCTTAGTGCCCATCTCAAGAAGCAAAAGATCTCAACTTAGTAAAACATCAAATCTGAGATCCCCATTTTCTTTCCTGTTCTTGAAACAATCAACAGTCAGTACCTCTCACATACCTAAGAGAAACTACCAGTGGTTATGATTTAACGTTCAAAGGGTTTTTATGCTATAAAAACATGATCGCTAATAGAGGATTGGTTTCAATAAACTTCCATTTGTGAAAGGAGATAGCCAGATAACCCCAAAATCCTGggatttcttttcttgatcATTTTGGGGCTTCTAAAGAGACTTCCAGCAGCTCTCAATCCTGATTAATTTCCACTTTATCACGTCTTCCATTCACACCTAAGCTCGAATCCAGTCAGGCCAGCTGGTGATGAGTCTCCCAATTATTAAGTGTTTTGTTCTGTTCTGTTATTTGTCGAGTGAAACAATAAAGTGTAAAGTGGGAAAAAGAATGATTTAGTACAGTTTCCATGAAAAATTGTGAGGAAAAACAATTATGACATAATAAGGCCTAGTAAAATTACAATGCTGGGCAAACAAGAACCAGTACGCTCATTGCTGAGAGTAAAACGAATAACAGACAAGAAGACCAGTTACAGATACTTACTATTCTAATGTGGATTGCCTGTCAGCTAGGAGCTGGCGCTATTGGAACAAAAGATTTTGCCTAATTAATGCATAGCACTCTCAAATTTAGGCTTTGCTACAGAAGAGATCTATTCAATACAGCTCAAAATGTTTAGCTTAGTATGAATTCAAGCGCCGCAATGAATCGAGTGTGCCTTGACTTGCAAATCAGGATTGACAGACCTTAGTGAAAGAATGTCAACTAGGAGGTGCAACAAGAGACACAATTATTGCATAGAACACATCTTGGTTTCTGCTTCCCACCCGGATCTGTTCGGTGAAATCCACAGCTGGAAACGCTAAATGGGTTGCTATGATAACTATCCCACCGCCTACTAATGGTGCTAAACATGGTGGatgtttttccctttcttcatTGATGGGGTTTCCCCTTTGTTAAAGAGCACCTCCGGTTTTATTCTAGAGTCCAAAAACATGTAACCTTTACCTAGTTGAATCCTATTTCCTTCCTCTCTTTTTGTGCAGAACAGATGGATCACATCACCTTTCTCTGGTGATTGTTCTCAAGTATATGTAGAGATTTAGCACACAAGGAATGATGAGTTTCTTGTATTAGttgtcattttcttagttAATTGAAGTGGTGATCAGTGCATCCTGTTTCTGGTTGTCTTTATAGCAGTGGGTCGGTGAGGTTCCCATGGAATTAAGGTGGCAGTTGCTGCCTCAATGGGAGGTATCTTTCCTTTTATGAGCCCCACCTTCCATTGCTGATATTAACAGAGGGGTTGCCCATAGGAACCGGAAGGATATTTCAgattgtaatatatatataagataaATACATGTAATTTGAGGTCTTTCTGATTTTTTATTGGATGCCTTGTAGTTTGTTGCCAAATGCAAATCAATATTGAAATGTTCTGTGATTGGAGGCTTAACAGTTGCTAGCAACAACTttgtaaacataaaaatacatGTGCTTATGGTTAAATTGAATGGATTCCTTCATTCATTTGGTTCATTTATGAGAGGGTTTGCATAGGCATAGGCATAGGCATAGGCATGGCAAAGTATTTTTGATGCTGCAGTTAAAACAAGGGAAAACGCCAAAAGTAAAGACTCCAATGTCATCAATAATGATATCTTCACGAGAGCAATGAAGCCAAAATTGTCTTCACGAGCCCTAGTGCCAAAAAGATAGCCTTAACATATCATCAAAGAAAGCTTGTGTCTTCTAGTTAACTGCTCCTATTCTCCTTGAATCAGGTCACTGCAATTTCTCACCTTGAATCTTACAAGTATTTTCTCTTTAGAAAACTCTTTCACAAATTTGGacacagagagagagaagagttTTACATCTTATTAGAGGTATGTCGCCTTTATTAACAATGTTAAACAGTCCAAATGCTTAGAGTCCCAAGTGTGTCTTATTacagagaaaatgaaaacttacccttcaaaatttgacaaaatttcATGCCAAATGTGTGGTTATATCCACACATCTGGGTCTCAAAGTAATACCTCATGGCAGAGAAATGTTATCATAGTTGTACTATTCACATAACGTTAATAGTAGTACTATTAACATAGTAGTACAATGCTAACTTAAATGTTGTCATGCTCCATATTTGTGATCATTAACTATGgccattccttttttttttttacaaacatgagaaattgatgaaattattgaataacaatTATTCATCTTAGATTTAGTAATTTctattctttttaaaaattaagatttaaagTTCAAATCTCTTTTACTCGTttgaaatttatcaaatatatataaaaaaatagttaaattcGTGAATTGTTGTCTTAAATCTTTacatcttaaaaaataaaaaatattgatcCTCGATGATTTGAGAGAACACCTACCGGAGAGTCTGAAAAGAGTACTAAAATGGGAAATGTTGATAAAGTCACAGGTATGGTACATGGATAACACACTTCTTattcttaatatatatgtttgacCCAAAAATGTAATGACTTAATTCATTCAAAAGTTTGTATAAGATTTCATTTTAGCTTATGTTTCATTGACAAAAGGGTTAAAGAAAACatccaaaagaaagaaataaagaatggGGTGCTACCTTCTGATTTGCATTCAACTTTTTAAATACACATGCATTAAATTTTACCAACACCACTTCAATTCCATGttgaatatttcaaaataagagTGTGGCACATGATTACATCCACTAAAAGGCAAAATTGTGCTATGGAAGATGAACAaggtatacatatatacatacatacaatatatttgtggaagaaaatcaatttgatttGAACAGAATGCAACGATTAATTCCTCTTTACAAGGCAAAAGCAAGTATGGAAAATTAATACCCAAAGTGGGCAGGGCAAGCAGATGAAATGACCTACTCCCACTAACGCCATTCTCAGCCTCACCCTTAAGATTACACAATCAAAACATGTCAAATTAACTCTCATTTCACGACAAGGATGCCAAACTATTCCTCTTTCATTTCTCTATCATTACCATGCTTTCCTACAAATTTAAATCGTGCAAGTTGTCTGGATCGCAACTTTTGACTCTCTCTACTAATTTAGTTAAGCAGACAAACGACTAGTCCTTGAAGGGGTTGAACTCATATAGGAAATAAAGCATCAAAATACTCGATTTATACATGTTAAATACCATTTGATTGATAATCCAAAATTCTTAAGTTAACACTAGATTTTTAGATCCTTTACTTACACGTTTTCTTTGTGATTTTTATTTCTCAATGTAGATAATCATACCCTTATGTAAAAACATGATTAATAGATAATTTGATGGTCGTAAATAGATCCCATCCTTTTGGTTCCCAGCAACTTTgtgttttgtttgtttctgTTCTCATATATTCTTTATcagaaaatgatgatgatcacTTCCACAGGAACATGTAAAGCTCAAAACAGATTCCCTTTTCATGAAAAGCAGACATAAATAGCCAGGTTATGTAAAACTAGCTTTGCAGTGAAGTTTCCATGGCGGCGGGTCGTCCTCATCGTAGAAGTACAAATACCAAGTGAAGTAGCTAACTAGGGGAGACTGATTTTTGCTTCATCGAAACGTTACAATCCCATTGTTGTAACTACTGTATCATTTCCAATCCTAGGTGCAATAGGCCAAGCACCCCAAAATTAAAGGTGCTGGCTTAATTGAATTGACCACTCAATCATCACAATTCGTAATccatattcaaataaattactagcacacatttttatttaagaacagtttttttttttctcattatcATCTGATATTCTACTGCTTTTTTCCTTCTACAGAAAAAGGGCAAAAAGTCCCACTTTTGAGTCTTGAGTGTATCTCCAAGCAAAGTGGGATAATTTAGTTGGTGACATAAATATATGGAGGCTTGATACTGTTTCCATGTCTCGCCCCACATCCATCACCTCTCCAGCGACTCAAAAAGTCTTGCTTTCAGTCCACATGAAAGAGCTCAAACAGACCAACAAAACTCCAAACTAACTGAGAAAACccaaaccaaaaccaaaaaatgcCCATACTCAGACCACTCATCACCATCCTCTCTCtatcctttcttttcctccaAACTTGTGACGCTGTCTCAATTTTAGACCTCAACAATGCACTGAAAAACAGTGAAGTTGATGTCATGGTGCCAAGGGTTTGCAACAACAAGCTTGAAGATTGCTTAGAAGAGCAAGAAATGGAGTCAGAGAGCAACAGGAGAGTGCTGGTTATGCAGAGAAGGTACATTAGCTATGAGACACTGAGGAGGGACATGGTCCCATGTGCAAAGCCTGGTGCTTCTTACTATGATTGTAATGCTGGTCAGGCAAATCCTTATAACAGGGGTTGTGAGGTTATTACAAGATGTGCTAGAGGTATCAAAGATATCAAAACCTGAAAACCCAATTGTTGAAGTTAAGACTGCGGCAGCTGCTTTTTGCAATTGGTAATGTCTTGTAGTGGGTTTCTGAGATTTTTGGTGTCTTTCTgggtctcttttttttttttaaatgtttctGTGTTATGATTGTATATTAAAGATTCtcacttttaattttctatataaATGCATGTTTAGCTTGAATTTTGAGAAGATCTGGGGCTTCCTTGTTAGagtaattgaaaaaaaattacttgatgCTTGTTGgggaaatgatgaataatgtatGTAATCTTCTTTCTTGTCTGGTTTCTTGGTTTCTGAAAATCTATGCAGTAAGAGAAGAAGGGATAACCTGGAGTAGTTACCTGCCCTTAACATAAGCAAAGTAATTCTTCTAGATTGCAAAATCTTGGTTGTCAAGATGTTCTACTTTTGAATCAGCTACACTGATTGTCCTAATTAAAACCCCCAATGAGAACCTAAAtaaaattgtgatttttctGGATTATTTGTTAAACTTTTTCTGCTGAAGAAGGAAGTCTACCTAGAGTGGAGAACAGAAGGAATGGCGAATTTACAATTAAGTCTGGCCTGTCCTTCTCCAATGGTCAATCAACTTCAAGTAAATCCAGGCACCTCTCCTGCCTACTCTATTCCATAGACTGAAGAGCCTTCATCCATAAGACAATCTCCCTCCTTAGAAAAAACAGACCTTGAGACCCCACATAagataaaattcattaattcaaTAGCATGGCTTGCTGTTGTAGGCATGTAGCAGGTTTCTGCTATAGTGCTTAGATCATTAAAGTTCTTTATTCGTTCAAGTAGAAATCAAAATCATGCTTTGCTGTAAAGGGATCATTATAATCTCCTCATTATTGCATAATCTCATCAAAATACTAATAGGTGATTAAATATTTGAGTTACCTACCTCTAGTTCTATTTAGCCCAGCGGTCCATTCTGCTTTCCCCTATGCCCCAACCTAAATGCAAGAGTTCTCTTTCTGCCATGAGTTAAAACCAGTGATTCAGTGAGGGGAATTCCatctcattttaattatctatgTTTGAAAAACTCCTATTAGCTTTGGTCATCACATGGAGGTAGTGATTTTAAAAGCTCATACAAGACCCTCTGTTGCCTAGTTTGTTTATCACACTCGTTTCTCCTTAGTGATTTGtgttctttctctctttcattCATTTAATGAATTTTGACATTGTATCCCTTTGGGGAGTTTTGCTACATATACACATGATCATAATTGTTTGTAGACTCTATACTCACATGAGATGTTCTTATCAGTTAAATCTTCTATATATGTACCCAATCATTCTTACTTGAATAATGTTACTGTCCCTAGTTATTTGTCAACAttcctttcttgtttttaGCAAAGCTTTCTTATTGAGCAGTATCTTAAACCAGCATTCCagtttatctttcttttgatTGATGACTTGTTGTTTAGACTTTTTGTGTTTGCATCTTATTCTACTTTTAAAGCTAACCTATAAACTACTATTTGTGATCTAGACTAGAAATTGTTTTCATgaactattgtgaaaattaatGCTATTCAGTAAGCAACAGGTTGGCAGGTTTGACTATTGCTCATGCAAAGGGTGATTCATGATTCCTAGGTTTCAACATTGTGGTAATCCTATGgtcttaaaatttaaatctctGTACAGAGTGGGTAATTATAATAAAGCATCATAGGTGTCTCAGCCAATTGAAGTGAGTTTAGGATTATGAGACCACTGGTTGGTGGAGATAACAAAGAACTTTTTAAGGTGTTAGTTAAGCTACAAGTTTAATCTTGCTCCCTCTCCTTACTTGTgatcaaattgaattttagtGCATCTCATAATATTGATCTCAATCATTGTTTCCTTCCCCTCCTCAGCCCTGGTGGATGTGTCCTACATTGCATTTTTCACCTGCAGGAAGGACTGCAAATAACGTAAACCAAACTTAGCTCCAGAGACGCTAAGACCTGAACATTACTCTTCTTCTGCAGCTTTTCATTGCTTTGTCTATTGTTCATTTCCTTTGACATTTATGACTCCTCTCTTATGCACCAATCGGTTCAGCAGCATCATTACACCAGGCTTTAATTTATTGACCCACTGCCGATGGAATGCACTATCCTTAAATGCTGAAACACATCGCTTTTTCCATCATTTGCCCTTCGTTGCAGCACTTTATTTAGTGCCATTGGCTATTCCCACTGTCCATGGCTGAAATCCTTCTTCTTTCCCCCCACTGCACCCTCGAATCTTCTTGTGGAGACCATAAAATAGCAAATACTAAATCTTAAATTGAACTGCATTACAGTAAAATCTGGACTTAAACCTTTTGGGGACATGCAGGTTCTTTCTTCAAGCCACGATTTTGATAAAGTTTTGATCCAGAGATTGCGTGATACTAGTGATGAGGTTACTGTTATAGAAAGAAGAGCCAAGTATTTTAAGGAGATGAAAAGGGTGTAAGTACTCAAGTTGACGATTACACAATCTGTAGTGATGCTTTATGGTATGATAACGTTTAACAGAAATTGGTATCAAAATCTGAAAGAAAGTGTCCATTTGCAGGTGAAGCTGCTGTTCCCTAATGAGACTAAACTTCTTTAAGCAAGTGGcaaagaaataagaaatggAAGTACATAAATTATAGATGTAGCTGGAACTTGGAAACGTATTCTCTCTTGCTagcctttatttatttatttttttattggttcGGCCAAGAGATAAAACTAGGAAGAACCCAAAAACCACAACCTAAGAAGGGACTAAACAACAGCAGAAAACAAACAAGTTGAGAAATCAATACCAGAGAGGAGCAAGACGTAGAACAAAAGTTAAAAGAGAGGAAGACATCAACTCCTAGAAAGCGGGTAGGGGGCCTCATGTCAGCATTAAAGGTAAGGAGTGTTGAGACATAGTACGGCAGGCGAGGTGGGACAAGAGCCCATTTAATTGGAGAAGCCCCTTTCAACTACCGTCACTGCTGTCCTCCCTTGCTCTgcatttttttacttttctgcTGCTTGCAATGTGCAAAAAGTAATCttgattattcttttttttttctttcgttCTTCGAAGAACTgtcatattaaaatatatgattGATGGTATTAAAGCTAACACAAAATGTATTAAATTACTCTGAAATTTTAGTCTTATTTTGTACAGTCTACTAAGTTAACTTATGCAAATATTGAAGTCTTAGAGTACCTCAGCTTGCTCGTATTTAATGAAGGAAGATTGTTACTGGTGTATCAGGCAACTTCAGCTGGGTCCTTGGGTGGCCTATGCTGCTTCAGAGCATGGGTTGGATTCACAATTCCTACATCAAGACTTGCTAAATCCTCGATCTTCCGTGACAAGAAAGGCAAAGTTGGATATGTAATCTGCCTTCAGAAGCAAACcatatcatttttcttctaaaaagaaaaggtgggCTGAAACATCTCTTTGGTCATCCGTCATAATTTAGTAGCTAAGACATGGAACTTCAATTTATGCCTTGGTGATGAAGGAAAGGCAACCACCAATCAAGTTATAATGGGACCATATTAacctcttaaaaaaaaagagggcaTATAGACTGCGTCGTTAGCTTTGACCAGTGTCTCTCTCTCGACCTTGAAAGTTTAAAGGGTATACTGCATATATTCCCTCGAAAGTTTATCCTCCTTCCCATGTCCGTTTTGTTGTTTTTCACTGGAAAGAAAGGGTGTTGCTGAGGCAACCAAATACATACATTGTACACGAGTTCAAAGCCCGAGCACGCATATCATCAGCTCATTGGGTCCTTGATGGAGGATAGGCTGCCTAGTCAAGCAAGGGGCATAGTGGGGCGGATTTTGGGTTGGTAGGGGCTAGACTGGGGACTCCATTTCCTTacaacaaaatatttatcaaacCAACTCCTCCTTTTTCACTCCTTTTTTGCATCttccttttcaacttcaataaaatgagaaagaaaatatcACTACTGTTGCAAATCATGTAAAATTATTATGGCAAAGTTCTTAGTTATGTAACAGGATTGGATAAAAATAGATGTAAGGCAGCCAGCCAGCCACCAACCGCAACCATGGAAATAGCTCAtcatataaaataagaaaaacctACCACCACCAACTTTTTGTTCAAATATCCTAATCTAAGATCAAACATTATCTTTCCACTAAGAAATTTCCAATACCATAACATACTTTATATAGATGTTGTTAGGGCAAAGTTGGTTGGTAAACAGGCAGAATGCAATTTcgtatttaaaaaaaaatatcaaatagaGCACATAAAATAcatctttaaaaaattattttataaataataacacattattttaagttatgttattCAAAACATATAACTACGCATATACTCaatattaaattatgataCATTGAGAAACAATAGGGCattctcttttgttttacagaattataatttactaaaATATCCATCTGCAtgaaatttctcaaaactaTAGAGGAATATAACCGGGGAAAGTGTAAACTATAACTACCAATTACTACTAGTAGTGATAAGCATATTTATCCgttttaaaacaaaacaacagCATTAATCGACAAGTAAAATCTTAGGATGGTTTCCAGGAAAGtgaaatcatttataatttGCAGTCTGTGTGAGAAAGATTAGTTGGCTTTTTACTTTGGACATAGTATATAATTGCATTATTTGATGCATGTGACGGCGATGTTGGGTGTCAATGACAAGAAATAGAAAGTCAGCGGCGAGAGGATGCCCTGGACTAGCGGGAATTGGAGGGATATTGCGTGATGATAAAGGACAACCGATGATTCTCTTTGCAAAATTCATTGGCATTGCGGATTCAAATTTGGCAGAGGTTAGAGCAGTGAAGGAAGGAATGATGATATCCGCGGTTTCAAAGTGGAATGATAGTCACAAATTTGTTATTGAAAGTGATTCGAGTAACGTGGTCACATGGATTCGGTCACCGGAAGAAGCACCTTGGAGGATGATGCGTAAATGGTTGATACAGACTGagagaataaaagagaaactagGAGATTAGGAGATTCATCACATCAAACATGCTGCCGGTTTTCAATTAAGTGTGCTGTTTGTTTCCCTTGCGGCACTTTGGTCAGAAATATCTGGATCTTCCTCTGGGTCCTTGTGAAATGTAGGACAATATGATGCTGTTAGTTTTGTTCTAAGGAATGGGATGCTCTGCATAGAGAGAAATGCTTTGCTTTTTGGATGTAACGTTTTTCGTTTGGGGTCAGTTTTTGTAAATAGGTAGGAATCACAGTTTCTTTTGGTCTTCTTTTCGTTTCTGTTCAGGATGAAATCCAAGGGCGAGATATTGGGAAGGTATACTGATCTGGATGTGAGTATACCAACCTATATTCGGTGTCATTGTTGATAAGGATGATTTTTGTCTTTGGGTAGAGGGAAATCATCTTCTTCCCACCGCGTTTTTAATGAAATCCCTTTTtaactttaataaaaaaaatgacaagaaaTAGAAAGTGAAAGTGAAAGCAAATTGCTTCTCCTTTTCtcattttgataattaatttgataaccACATGCAGCAAAACTGCACTGCATCAGTGGTAATATTATCTCCCACACAGCCCTCAACACCTTATTCAAACCCGTCTGGTCTTCTTCATCGAGAGACCAATCCATTTCTTTTCCGCCAATAACTTTCCAACCACCCACACAAAACTCctacaaaaatcaaaacctaacaATCTAACcacaaatcatcaataaaattatagtaaaagaAACAATTTCAAACCATCCggatgtattttttttatcgtCAAACTCTCTCCAACTCTCTCCTCAGTACCTGTAGTGAGCAGGCTTGTAGGGACCCTCAACGGGCACGCTAATGTAATCAGCTTGTTCCTTGCTGAGCTTGGTGAGCTTAGCTCCAAGCTTGGCAAGGTGAAGAGCAGCAACCTTCTCATCAAGGTGCTTGGGCAAAACATACACCTTTTTCTCATACTTGCCGGTTGCCTTCTCATTCCACAGCTCAAGCTGGGCAATCACCTGGTTTGTGAATGAGCAGGACATAACAAAACTGGGATGGCCAGTGGCACAGCCCAAGTTCATGAGACGCCCCTCAGCCAATACGATGATACCTGAGTTGGTATCAGGGAAGACCCACCTATCAGTTTGAGGCTTGATGGTGATGCGCTTGACACCAGGATAGTTCTCAAGACCACACATATCGATTTCATTGTCAAAGTGACCAATGTTGCAAACAATGGCATTGTTCTTCATCTTCCTCATGTGATCAACCATGATGATGTCTTTGTTACCAGTGGTGGTGACAAAGATATCAGCCTCGCAGACAACATCCTCAAGAGTCAGAACCTGAAGTCCTTCCATAAGAGCCTGAAGTGCACAGATGGGATCAATCTCAGTGACAATGACGCGAGCACCAGCTTGTTTCAAGGCTGCAGCGCAGCCCTTGCCAACATCACCATAACCACAGACAACAGCAACCTTGCCAGCAATCATGACATCAGTTGCTCTCATCAAACCATCAGGAAGAGAGTGACGGCACCCATACAAGTTATCAAACTGTTCCAAAAGATCAAATCATAGcaacaattaaattgaatccagaaatgataattaaaacCGCAAATTCAATTAATGAACAAGAGGCTGTTAGCATTTTGCAATTGAAATCTATTTAACAACTACCTAAGAAatcatagaaaaaaaaaaacaaagatcaGGAAACTGAAGCAAAGTTAAAATATCCCTTATTTACATTTACCTACGTGAATACTAATGAaagttaattttgaaaaaacgacttataatttaaatgaatgcGCATCAAATACAAACTCACTTGAACTGACTACTTCGCTTTTCCggataaacaaaataaatttttgtatcaATGATTAAAATGAAGATCCAAGAACATGTTTACAAAAACCCAAGTTGCAAATCAGAACAGAACACTACTGACAGTAAAAACAGGGCCAGCAAACAACAGATCTGAAGCAATTTAAGAAAGATGACTGTCATTTCGAAATCATTTCATCAGATctacatcaaaataatcagATCCATTATGTAAGATGCTGGAAACTAAAGCAGcaataataaatgaaaacatatatataccttGCTCTTGGTGACAGAGTCATTGACATTAATAGCGGGAAACAACAAGGATCCATTGGCCTGCATCTGATAAAGCCTCTTAACTCCAGTTGTAGTTTCCTCAGAAACACCAACTAATCTATTCTTCATCCTGGTATACTTCTTGCGATCTGTCTTCAACCCATCTCTGATTATCGTCAAAACAATTTGGAACTCAGCGTTATCTGTAGAAGCCGGATCCGGGAGCTGCCCAGTTTTCTCATAAACCTCCTCGGCTTTAACTCCTTCGTGGATCAACAAAGTAGCATCCCCACCATCATCCACGATTAGATCGGGTCCACCAGTGGGACCCCAGTCGAGGGCTCTCTCGGTACACCACCAGTACTCCTGGAGGGTCTCCCCTTTCCAGGCAAATACAGCAGCGGAGTCACGAGCGATGGCGGAGGCGGCGTGGTCTTGGGTTGAGAAAATGTTGCATGAGCACCAACGGACTTCGGCTCCGAGGGCGGTGAGCGTTTCGATGAGAACAGCGGTTTGGATGGTCATGTGGAGGGAACCGGTGATTTTAGCTCCTTTGAAAGGTTGGGAAGGGCCGAATTCGGTTCTGCAAGCCATGAGACCGGGCATTTCGACCTCGGCCAACTCAATCTCGAGACGACCGAAGTCGGCCTGAGACATGTCCTTGACCTTGTACTCACGGCCGCTTGAGGTTTTCTCGACCAAAAGAGACATGGCTACAAGAGAAAGAGTAAAGAGTAAGAGGAAGAAGGCACTCTCCCTTGGAAGAGGAAGGAAGTGTTGATAAAATGGAGAGAGTGGGAAGTGGCGAGGGATGCTCGGGGGAGTAGGGATGTTATAAATAGGTTAGAGAGGTGAAATGAACGGCCAAGATTGGGTGGGGGGTT is drawn from Theobroma cacao cultivar B97-61/B2 chromosome 4, Criollo_cocoa_genome_V2, whole genome shotgun sequence and contains these coding sequences:
- the LOC18602642 gene encoding adenosylhomocysteinase; this encodes MSLLVEKTSSGREYKVKDMSQADFGRLEIELAEVEMPGLMACRTEFGPSQPFKGAKITGSLHMTIQTAVLIETLTALGAEVRWCSCNIFSTQDHAASAIARDSAAVFAWKGETLQEYWWCTERALDWGPTGGPDLIVDDGGDATLLIHEGVKAEEVYEKTGQLPDPASTDNAEFQIVLTIIRDGLKTDRKKYTRMKNRLVGVSEETTTGVKRLYQMQANGSLLFPAINVNDSVTKSKFDNLYGCRHSLPDGLMRATDVMIAGKVAVVCGYGDVGKGCAAALKQAGARVIVTEIDPICALQALMEGLQVLTLEDVVCEADIFVTTTGNKDIIMVDHMRKMKNNAIVCNIGHFDNEIDMCGLENYPGVKRITIKPQTDRWVFPDTNSGIIVLAEGRLMNLGCATGHPSFVMSCSFTNQVIAQLELWNEKATGKYEKKVYVLPKHLDEKVAALHLAKLGAKLTKLSKEQADYISVPVEGPYKPAHYRY
- the LOC108660419 gene encoding protein RALF-like 24 yields the protein MPILRPLITILSLSFLFLQTCDAVSILDLNNALKNSEVDVMVPRVCNNKLEDCLEEQEMESESNRRVLVMQRRYISYETLRRDMVPCAKPGASYYDCNAGQANPYNRGCEVITRCARGIKDIKT